The window GACGCCTCTGCGGTATGGGGGGTTGTACCCTGTCCCATACTATGTGTATGCCGCCGGAGGGGGGTTATTCCATCGTTGCAGAGAAAGGGGAGGAACCGGTGGGACGAATAGCCCGAGCCTTATATGATGAGCGAAAATTGATCGGAGGTGCGGCACTGATTCTCTTCGCCGGCATGCTGATCGGGTATGTCAACGCGGAGACGATCGATTCAGCCCTTCGCCAATCGGGCATGTATGAAGCCCTGGAACAGATGGTCAGGCGAATCCAGGAGAATCCGGATTTCTTATCCACCTTTGGCCTCATCTTTTTTAATAATGCGAGGGCGGCCGCCACGACCATCGGTTTGGGCATCTTTTTGGGGATATACCCGGCCTTGATGTTGTTGGCCAACGGGATGATGTTGGGAGTGATTCTGCA is drawn from Planifilum fimeticola and contains these coding sequences:
- a CDS encoding stage II sporulation protein M — encoded protein: MGRIARALYDERKLIGGAALILFAGMLIGYVNAETIDSALRQSGMYEALEQMVRRIQENPDFLSTFGLIFFNNARAAATTIGLGIFLGIYPALMLLANGMMLGVILHQSAAEAGVHPLVLFVTKVLPHGILELPAIIIAAAYGMRLGITFVRWLFSWFVPGKRSAGSMEWRRLFDRVPAAVAVVMILLVLAAAIEAGLIIALGTRGGAIG